In Thermodesulfobacteriota bacterium, the following proteins share a genomic window:
- a CDS encoding MBL fold metallo-hydrolase, protein MDIRQIKLSRMDTFCYLVGDEAVKTCALIDPAFDTDKIVRMVKAAGYTVACVINTHGHADHCAGNAAVIKATGAKLMIHENDADRLKGVVSGVFSAALGGRPSPRPDKLLRHKDDIAVGGIKLTALHTPGHTPGGICLYTPGHVFTGDTLFVGAVGRTDMPGGSTRTLLASIKDQIYTLPGDTIVWPGHDYGETPSSTVARERATNPFTL, encoded by the coding sequence ATGGATATCCGACAGATCAAATTAAGCCGCATGGACACGTTCTGCTACCTGGTCGGGGACGAGGCCGTCAAAACCTGTGCCCTGATCGATCCGGCCTTTGACACCGACAAGATTGTCCGGATGGTGAAGGCCGCGGGCTACACGGTGGCCTGTGTCATCAACACCCATGGGCACGCCGACCATTGCGCCGGCAACGCCGCCGTCATCAAGGCCACCGGCGCCAAACTGATGATTCATGAAAATGACGCCGACCGGCTCAAAGGGGTAGTCAGCGGTGTTTTCTCCGCGGCCCTGGGCGGCCGGCCGTCACCCCGGCCGGACAAGCTGCTGCGGCATAAGGACGACATCGCCGTCGGCGGCATCAAGCTGACCGCTCTGCACACGCCCGGCCATACACCGGGCGGCATCTGCCTGTACACCCCCGGTCATGTTTTCACGGGCGACACGCTCTTTGTGGGCGCCGTGGGCCGGACCGACATGCCCGGCGGTTCGACCCGGACCCTGCTGGCGTCCATCAAAGACCAGATTTACACGCTTCCCGGTGACACCATTGTCTGGCCCGGCCACGACTATGGCGAGACGCCTTCCTCGACCGTGGCCAGGGAAAGAGCGACCAATCCTTTTACCCTGTAA
- a CDS encoding type II toxin-antitoxin system VapC family toxin, translated as MAAIFLPDTDVLVDFFRGYSKAESFVTAHSSRIVLSAVVVAELYAGVKREQEQAVLEQFVSLFPVIPVNAEIARRGGLYKREYGRSHGVGLADAIIAATCEVEKSALKTLNIKNYPMIKGLTPVYVK; from the coding sequence ATGGCGGCAATTTTTCTTCCCGACACGGATGTGCTGGTGGATTTCTTTCGGGGTTACAGTAAGGCAGAGTCTTTTGTTACCGCCCATTCTTCCCGGATTGTTCTTTCGGCCGTCGTTGTCGCCGAGTTGTATGCCGGAGTGAAAAGGGAGCAGGAACAAGCGGTGTTGGAACAATTTGTCTCCCTTTTTCCCGTTATCCCGGTAAACGCCGAGATTGCCCGGAGGGGAGGCCTCTATAAGCGTGAGTATGGCCGCTCTCACGGGGTCGGACTGGCCGACGCGATCATAGCTGCTACCTGCGAGGTGGAGAAATCCGCACTGAAAACACTTAATATCAAAAATTACCCCATGATCAAGGGGTTAACACCGGTTTATGTAAAGTAG
- a CDS encoding ribbon-helix-helix domain-containing protein, which translates to MIRTQIYLTDRQRAELAAISKALGKKQSELIREAVDSLIHQASPDRRQSVLREAAGIWKDRKDLPDFKTIRKEWDRHK; encoded by the coding sequence ATGATTCGCACTCAAATATATCTTACCGATCGCCAGCGTGCGGAACTGGCCGCCATTTCAAAAGCTCTGGGGAAAAAGCAGAGCGAGCTTATCCGGGAGGCTGTTGACAGCCTCATCCATCAGGCAAGTCCTGACCGGCGGCAAAGCGTATTGAGGGAGGCAGCCGGAATCTGGAAGGATAGAAAGGATCTTCCCGACTTCAAGACAATCCGGAAGGAATGGGACAGGCATAAATAA